The following coding sequences lie in one Anguilla rostrata isolate EN2019 chromosome 8, ASM1855537v3, whole genome shotgun sequence genomic window:
- the LOC135260808 gene encoding centrosome and spindle pole-associated protein 1-like isoform X5 codes for MDDDLESFLAEQKAKVAEERAILAQDPPYLEIRQTKGFNAYNSTIKENIPPSKWSSVQRPPSNPEESASLSLQLGEDYERKKHRLQQELRLDYRRYMAQGKQVNVAAGEAGLSQHGLSLPLTVRRRAQALSKGPSYSLENQPSPRPPTIREQPPSRKDAATLIEAGQSGPAVPRGRRLHEGRGYRPGGELDQWERPRVTRAELGWGRDCSDYEEEEELAALDRRAPRGSQEPGHTDRRGRRYRADRDVPRLRERGLNDFEDFPEMLRYVQRLRNENRLLRERRGAEPPPACDDDHRDESLGTLSTTPKPRLQEAGPGRPNEKSRSTVRKDEAEFATGLMIGAADADAVAQRRKELYRQELQEQMAEQQRNRKREKELERKVAVTGALDPEKPPDRIRYFGPMGRNSSQMGRGLDAPSRVDLGGAAHDERLPPERPRVAFQSPLLDYGAALGVLEGSTTSGVTPVHEDYHRGPSSNLGDLSAARLTGVPQPPPSTLSDMYRTPYDDAYFYYGARDPLDPGLAHYGPATVAPPTALNLLSGAQSLAPPGRLGPHPPFSSQRDAGPLRPRAGVFPPGKDETQAKESLRSYQEALKQQIREQQERRRREKEERERDEARLEAEMRTYDPWGRGGGGAPLKDGQGNLISDLNQMHKTNEEAYLNPSSRDKRELGSSDRKEPSPKTGERPPSSLRVSGFTYGQSPFARGSVFTDVPTPQQLQQQDKYKDCLRQQIEEKRCREAEERERLRQEEEKEERRLEEQRARILREYEEEQEKRRRKEVEQKAKNEELARLAEERRKEAERKKKEQEEKEREVRRREYEQERQARLQEVVREPSPPIPTLQKRWGSRYTPRPPSVDSRRSTVTLSERCLSGSQSPPVPAQRNQLRAAAEHQGVISELSALRRQLRSEQRRLGEQMQAEWEGLDTPLSESCRERPHVDVFDMARLRIQAPVRRPSSKTSEPISVQSSCDFKPLRYRGKDSAEDAGQSLYPEPPGEGSMQQRRAANLRRGGANDYFDLSPRVHHVRHTRKCSEDGSLRGSLLESESAFIDPNGEAFPVSPEPELRPRQLSARERRRMKRVEAHSERGSERGERQLADPQPNQVKGHQGDRGEETEDPSCGDWRKVAMVM; via the exons TTTCTTGCCGAGCAGAAGGCTAAAGTGGCTGAGGAGagggccattttggctcaggaTCCACCCTATCTGGAAATCAGG CAGACAAAGGGTTTCAATGCCTACAACTCCACCATAAAGGAAAATATCCCTCCCTCCAAATGGTCCTCGGTCCAGAGACCTCCCAGCAATCCAG AGGAGAGTGCCAGCCTGAGCTTACAGCTGGGGGAGGACTATGAGAGGAAGAAGCACCGGCTACAGCAGGAGCTGCGTCTGGACTACCGGCGCTACATGGCTCAG GGAAAGCAGGTGAATGTAGCTGCAGGGGAAGCAGGGCTTTCCCAGCACggcctctccctgcccctcaCAGTGAGGAGACGTGCACAG GCCCTCTCCAAAGGTCCCTCGTACTCCCTTGAAAATCAGCCCAGTCCTAGACCCCCCACCATCAGAGAACAGCCCCCCTCCAGAAAAGATGCCGCCACCCTCATAGAGGCAGGGCAGTCTGGACCGGCGGTGCCCAGGGGGCGGAGACTTCATGAGGGGAGGGGCTACCGACCAGGGGGGGAGCTGGACCAATGGGAGAGGCCCAGGGTCACGAGGGCTGAGCTCGGCTGGGGGCGGGACTGTTCGGActacgaggaagaggaggagcttgCTGCCCTTGACAGGAGAGCACCCAGAGGAAGCCAGGAGCCGGGCCACACGGACAGGAGGGGGCGACGTTACAGAGCTGACAG AGATGTGCCGAGACTCAGGGAGAGGGGTCTCAACGACTTTGAAGACTTCCCGGAAATGTTACGCTATGTGCAAAGACTACGAAATGAGAATAG GCTtttgagggagaggagaggggcggagcctcctcCCGCATGCGACGATGACCACAGGGACGAGAGCCTAGGGACGCTGTCCACAACCCCAAAACCCAG GCTtcaggaggcggggccggggaggCCCAATGAGAAGTCCAGGTCCACCGTCAGGAAGGACGAGGCGGAGTTCGCCACGGGGCTGATGATTG GTGCTGCAGATGCAGACGCTGTTGCGCAGAGGAGGAAAGAGCTGTACAgacaggagctgcaggagcagatGGCCGAACagcaaagaaacagaaagag gGAGAAAGAACTGGAGCGTAAAGTTGCTGTCACAGGAGCTTTAGACCCAGAAAAACCG CCTGACCGCATCAGGTATTTTGGACCAATGGGGCGCAACTCCTCCCAGATGGGGCGTGGCCTAGATGCACCTAGCAGGGTAGACTTGGGGGGAGCGGCTCATGATGAGAGGCTGCCCCCTGAAAGACCACGTGTGGCCTTCCAGTCCCCCCTCCTGGACTATGGCGCCGCCCTGGGGGTGCTGGAAGGCAGCACGACCAGCGGGGTCACCCCTGTCCATGAGGACTACCACAGAGGGCCCTCCAGTAACCTGGGAGACCTCAGTGCCGCCAG ACTCACAGGTGTCCCTCAGCCTCCTCCGTCCACTCTGAGTGACATGTACAGGACGCCGTATGATGATGCGTATTTCTACTACGGCGCTCGGGACCCGCTGGACCCAGGCCTGGCCCACT ATGGACCTGCTACagtggctccgcccacagcctTGAACCTTCTGTCTGGGGCGCAGTCGCTGGCCCCGCCCGGTCGCCTTGGGCCCCACCCACC ATTCTCCAGTCAGAGGGACGCTGGCCCTTTAAGACCGCGGGCTGGTGTCTTTCCGCCAGGGAAGGACGAGACGCAGGCCAAAGAGAGCCTGCGGAGCTACCAGGAAGCGCTCAAGCAACAG ATCAGAGAGCAGCAGGAGcgcaggaggagggagaaggaggagagagagcgggacgAGGCCCGGCTGGAGGCGGAGATGAGGACCTACGACCCCTGGGGGCgtggcgggggcggagcccctCTCAAAGACGGCCAAGGAAACCTCATCA GTGATCTAAACCAAATGCACAAAACTAACGAGGAGGCCTACCTGAACCCTTCGTCCCGGGACAAGAGAGAGTTAGGGTCCAGTGacaggaaagagccttccccCAAAACGGGAGAGagacccccctcctctcttagAGTCTCAG GTTTTACGTATGGGCAGTCTCCATTCGCTCGCGGCAGCGTGTTTACAGACGTGCCCACACCACAGCAGCTTCAGCAGCAGGACAAGTACAAGGACTGCCTCAGACAGCAG ATTGAGGAGAAGCGGTGCAGGGAGGCGGAGGAGCGTGAGCGCCtgcggcaggaggaggagaaggaggagaggaggctggAGGAGCAGCGGGCCAGGATCCTGCGGGAGTacgaggaggagcaggagaagaggAGGCGGAAAGAGGTGGAG CAAAAGGCCAAAAACGAGGAGCTGGCGCGCCTGGCGGAGGAGCGGCGCAAGGAGgcggagaggaagaagaaggagcaggaggagaaggagagggaggtgcgGAGGAGGGAGTACGAGCAGGAGCGGCAGGCGCGGTTGCAGGAG GTGGTCAGGGAACCATCCCCACCAATCCCGACGCTGCAGAAGAGGTGGGGCTCCCGGtacacgccccgccccccctccgtgGACAGCAGGCGCTCCACTGTCACCCTTTCC gagcGCTGTCTGTCAGGCTCACAGTCTCCCCCTGTACCGGCCCAGAGAAACCAGCTTAGAGCTGCAG ctgaGCATCAGGGTGTGATCAGTGAGCTGTCGGCTCTGCGCAGGCAGCTGCGCAGTGAACAGAGACGGCTGGGGGAGCAGATGCAGgctgagtgggaggggctggacACGCCCCTCAGTGAGAG TTGCAGGGAGCGCCCTCACGTGGACGTGTTTGACATGGCCCGACTGCGCATTCAGGCCCCTGTCCGGAGACCCTCCTCCAAAACCTCAGAGCCAATCAGTGTCCAGAGCAGCTGTGACTTCAAACCGCTCAGATACAGAGGCAA GGACTCTGCAGAGGACGCAGGGCAGTCCTTGTACCCAGAGCCCCCTGGTGAGGGGAGCATGCAGCAGAGGCGGGCTGCCAACCtgaggaggggcggagccaacG ATTATTTTGACCTTTCACCTCGGGTCCACCACGTACGTCATACG AGGAAGTGTTCTGAGGATGGTTCTCTCCGAGGGTCTCTGCTGGAGTCAGAGAGTGCATTCATCG ATCCGAACGGCGAGGCGTTCCCGGTTTCCCCGGAGCCGGAACTGAGGCCCCGGCAGCTCTCCGCccgagagaggaggaggatgaagagggtGGAGGCTCACAGT gagagggggagtgagagaggggagagacagcTAGCAGATCCCCAGCCCAatcaggtcaaaggtcatcagGGTGATCGAGGGGAGGAGACTGAGGATCCCAGCTGTGGTGACTGGAGAAAAG ttgccatggtgatgtag
- the LOC135260808 gene encoding centrosome and spindle pole-associated protein 1-like isoform X1, whose translation MDDDLESFLAEQKAKVAEERAILAQDPPYLEIRQTKGFNAYNSTIKENIPPSKWSSVQRPPSNPEESASLSLQLGEDYERKKHRLQQELRLDYRRYMAQGKQVNVAAGEAGLSQHGLSLPLTVRRRAQALSKGPSYSLENQPSPRPPTIREQPPSRKDAATLIEAGQSGPAVPRGRRLHEGRGYRPGGELDQWERPRVTRAELGWGRDCSDYEEEEELAALDRRAPRGSQEPGHTDRRGRRYRADRDVPRLRERGLNDFEDFPEMLRYVQRLRNENRLLRERRGAEPPPACDDDHRDESLGTLSTTPKPRLQEAGPGRPNEKSRSTVRKDEAEFATGLMIGAADADAVAQRRKELYRQELQEQMAEQQRNRKREKELERKVAVTGALDPEKPPDRIRYFGPMGRNSSQMGRGLDAPSRVDLGGAAHDERLPPERPRVAFQSPLLDYGAALGVLEGSTTSGVTPVHEDYHRGPSSNLGDLSAARLTGVPQPPPSTLSDMYRTPYDDAYFYYGARDPLDPGLAHYGPATVAPPTALNLLSGAQSLAPPGRLGPHPPFSSQRDAGPLRPRAGVFPPGKDETQAKESLRSYQEALKQQIREQQERRRREKEERERDEARLEAEMRTYDPWGRGGGGAPLKDGQGNLISDLNQMHKTNEEAYLNPSSRDKRELGSSDRKEPSPKTGERPPSSLRVSGFTYGQSPFARGSVFTDVPTPQQLQQQDKYKDCLRQQIEEKRCREAEERERLRQEEEKEERRLEEQRARILREYEEEQEKRRRKEVEQKAKNEELARLAEERRKEAERKKKEQEEKEREVRRREYEQERQARLQEVVREPSPPIPTLQKRWGSRYTPRPPSVDSRRSTVTLSERCLSGSQSPPVPAQRNQLRAAAEHQGVISELSALRRQLRSEQRRLGEQMQAEWEGLDTPLSESCRERPHVDVFDMARLRIQAPVRRPSSKTSEPISVQSSCDFKPLRYRGKDSAEDAGQSLYPEPPGEGSMQQRRAANLRRGGANDYFDLSPRVHHVRHTRKCSEDGSLRGSLLESESAFIDPNGEAFPVSPEPELRPRQLSARERRRMKRVEAHSERGSERGERQLADPQPNQVKGHQGDRGEETEDPSCGDWRKAEGHPQVSQPAPHREISTETSRTETWTRPGTSDALKRLGADPAHSDRPSSRESLVHGWDGPSTYHG comes from the exons TTTCTTGCCGAGCAGAAGGCTAAAGTGGCTGAGGAGagggccattttggctcaggaTCCACCCTATCTGGAAATCAGG CAGACAAAGGGTTTCAATGCCTACAACTCCACCATAAAGGAAAATATCCCTCCCTCCAAATGGTCCTCGGTCCAGAGACCTCCCAGCAATCCAG AGGAGAGTGCCAGCCTGAGCTTACAGCTGGGGGAGGACTATGAGAGGAAGAAGCACCGGCTACAGCAGGAGCTGCGTCTGGACTACCGGCGCTACATGGCTCAG GGAAAGCAGGTGAATGTAGCTGCAGGGGAAGCAGGGCTTTCCCAGCACggcctctccctgcccctcaCAGTGAGGAGACGTGCACAG GCCCTCTCCAAAGGTCCCTCGTACTCCCTTGAAAATCAGCCCAGTCCTAGACCCCCCACCATCAGAGAACAGCCCCCCTCCAGAAAAGATGCCGCCACCCTCATAGAGGCAGGGCAGTCTGGACCGGCGGTGCCCAGGGGGCGGAGACTTCATGAGGGGAGGGGCTACCGACCAGGGGGGGAGCTGGACCAATGGGAGAGGCCCAGGGTCACGAGGGCTGAGCTCGGCTGGGGGCGGGACTGTTCGGActacgaggaagaggaggagcttgCTGCCCTTGACAGGAGAGCACCCAGAGGAAGCCAGGAGCCGGGCCACACGGACAGGAGGGGGCGACGTTACAGAGCTGACAG AGATGTGCCGAGACTCAGGGAGAGGGGTCTCAACGACTTTGAAGACTTCCCGGAAATGTTACGCTATGTGCAAAGACTACGAAATGAGAATAG GCTtttgagggagaggagaggggcggagcctcctcCCGCATGCGACGATGACCACAGGGACGAGAGCCTAGGGACGCTGTCCACAACCCCAAAACCCAG GCTtcaggaggcggggccggggaggCCCAATGAGAAGTCCAGGTCCACCGTCAGGAAGGACGAGGCGGAGTTCGCCACGGGGCTGATGATTG GTGCTGCAGATGCAGACGCTGTTGCGCAGAGGAGGAAAGAGCTGTACAgacaggagctgcaggagcagatGGCCGAACagcaaagaaacagaaagag gGAGAAAGAACTGGAGCGTAAAGTTGCTGTCACAGGAGCTTTAGACCCAGAAAAACCG CCTGACCGCATCAGGTATTTTGGACCAATGGGGCGCAACTCCTCCCAGATGGGGCGTGGCCTAGATGCACCTAGCAGGGTAGACTTGGGGGGAGCGGCTCATGATGAGAGGCTGCCCCCTGAAAGACCACGTGTGGCCTTCCAGTCCCCCCTCCTGGACTATGGCGCCGCCCTGGGGGTGCTGGAAGGCAGCACGACCAGCGGGGTCACCCCTGTCCATGAGGACTACCACAGAGGGCCCTCCAGTAACCTGGGAGACCTCAGTGCCGCCAG ACTCACAGGTGTCCCTCAGCCTCCTCCGTCCACTCTGAGTGACATGTACAGGACGCCGTATGATGATGCGTATTTCTACTACGGCGCTCGGGACCCGCTGGACCCAGGCCTGGCCCACT ATGGACCTGCTACagtggctccgcccacagcctTGAACCTTCTGTCTGGGGCGCAGTCGCTGGCCCCGCCCGGTCGCCTTGGGCCCCACCCACC ATTCTCCAGTCAGAGGGACGCTGGCCCTTTAAGACCGCGGGCTGGTGTCTTTCCGCCAGGGAAGGACGAGACGCAGGCCAAAGAGAGCCTGCGGAGCTACCAGGAAGCGCTCAAGCAACAG ATCAGAGAGCAGCAGGAGcgcaggaggagggagaaggaggagagagagcgggacgAGGCCCGGCTGGAGGCGGAGATGAGGACCTACGACCCCTGGGGGCgtggcgggggcggagcccctCTCAAAGACGGCCAAGGAAACCTCATCA GTGATCTAAACCAAATGCACAAAACTAACGAGGAGGCCTACCTGAACCCTTCGTCCCGGGACAAGAGAGAGTTAGGGTCCAGTGacaggaaagagccttccccCAAAACGGGAGAGagacccccctcctctcttagAGTCTCAG GTTTTACGTATGGGCAGTCTCCATTCGCTCGCGGCAGCGTGTTTACAGACGTGCCCACACCACAGCAGCTTCAGCAGCAGGACAAGTACAAGGACTGCCTCAGACAGCAG ATTGAGGAGAAGCGGTGCAGGGAGGCGGAGGAGCGTGAGCGCCtgcggcaggaggaggagaaggaggagaggaggctggAGGAGCAGCGGGCCAGGATCCTGCGGGAGTacgaggaggagcaggagaagaggAGGCGGAAAGAGGTGGAG CAAAAGGCCAAAAACGAGGAGCTGGCGCGCCTGGCGGAGGAGCGGCGCAAGGAGgcggagaggaagaagaaggagcaggaggagaaggagagggaggtgcgGAGGAGGGAGTACGAGCAGGAGCGGCAGGCGCGGTTGCAGGAG GTGGTCAGGGAACCATCCCCACCAATCCCGACGCTGCAGAAGAGGTGGGGCTCCCGGtacacgccccgccccccctccgtgGACAGCAGGCGCTCCACTGTCACCCTTTCC gagcGCTGTCTGTCAGGCTCACAGTCTCCCCCTGTACCGGCCCAGAGAAACCAGCTTAGAGCTGCAG ctgaGCATCAGGGTGTGATCAGTGAGCTGTCGGCTCTGCGCAGGCAGCTGCGCAGTGAACAGAGACGGCTGGGGGAGCAGATGCAGgctgagtgggaggggctggacACGCCCCTCAGTGAGAG TTGCAGGGAGCGCCCTCACGTGGACGTGTTTGACATGGCCCGACTGCGCATTCAGGCCCCTGTCCGGAGACCCTCCTCCAAAACCTCAGAGCCAATCAGTGTCCAGAGCAGCTGTGACTTCAAACCGCTCAGATACAGAGGCAA GGACTCTGCAGAGGACGCAGGGCAGTCCTTGTACCCAGAGCCCCCTGGTGAGGGGAGCATGCAGCAGAGGCGGGCTGCCAACCtgaggaggggcggagccaacG ATTATTTTGACCTTTCACCTCGGGTCCACCACGTACGTCATACG AGGAAGTGTTCTGAGGATGGTTCTCTCCGAGGGTCTCTGCTGGAGTCAGAGAGTGCATTCATCG ATCCGAACGGCGAGGCGTTCCCGGTTTCCCCGGAGCCGGAACTGAGGCCCCGGCAGCTCTCCGCccgagagaggaggaggatgaagagggtGGAGGCTCACAGT gagagggggagtgagagaggggagagacagcTAGCAGATCCCCAGCCCAatcaggtcaaaggtcatcagGGTGATCGAGGGGAGGAGACTGAGGATCCCAGCTGTGGTGACTGGAGAAAAG CTGAAGGGCACCCCCAAGTCTCTCAGCCGGCCCCACACCGAGAAATCTCCACGGAAACCAGCCGCACGGAGACCTGGACGAGGCCCGGCACCTCAGACGCCCTGAAGCGCCTCGGGGCCGACCCCGCCCACTCGGACAGGCCGTCCAGTAGGGAGTCTCTGGTGCACGGTTGGGACGGCCCCTCCACCTATCACGGTTGA